In one window of Rhodothermales bacterium DNA:
- a CDS encoding chorismate-binding protein — protein sequence VGYIDFSGNMDTCIAIRTMVVQGEDVYIQAGAGIVADSDPAREFEETENKARALHEALRAAAGDLL from the coding sequence GTCGGCTACATCGATTTTTCAGGAAACATGGATACCTGCATCGCGATTCGGACGATGGTCGTCCAGGGCGAAGACGTCTACATCCAGGCCGGCGCCGGCATCGTCGCCGATAGCGACCCCGCCCGCGAGTTCGAAGAAACCGAAAACAAAGCCCGAGCCCTCCACGAAGCCCTCCGCGCCGCCGCGGGGGATTTGCTGTAG
- the trpS gene encoding tryptophan--tRNA ligase → MPPSTAPTVVVSGIQPSGTLHIGNYFGALRQHIRLHTRHEAYYFIVNYHALTSVRDADLLRRYTLDVALDYLALGFDPEKASLFVQSDVPQVTELAWIFYNLTPVSALEKGVSYKDKVAQGLSPNAGLLNYPVLQAADILIYGGTLVPVGADQKQHIEMTRDLAMRFNATYCLEDDPIFPVPEPLILEDVAVVPGVDGRKMSKSYNNTIGIFDEGADLKKKIMGIVTDSTPLEEPKDPEKDNVYALIKLFADPEKAREVASAYRAGGYGYGHAKKELLGLMTAYFAEARERRRELAARPDYVRDVLRQGALRGRARAETFMERVRERTGLLTTI, encoded by the coding sequence ATGCCTCCGTCCACCGCCCCGACTGTCGTCGTCTCCGGCATCCAACCCTCGGGCACGCTGCATATCGGCAACTACTTTGGCGCCCTGCGGCAGCACATCCGGCTGCACACGCGGCACGAGGCCTACTACTTCATCGTCAACTACCACGCCCTGACGAGCGTGCGCGATGCCGACCTGCTCCGGCGGTATACGCTGGATGTGGCGCTCGATTACCTGGCGCTCGGGTTCGACCCCGAGAAGGCCAGCCTGTTCGTCCAGAGCGATGTCCCCCAGGTCACGGAGCTCGCCTGGATTTTCTACAACCTCACGCCGGTCTCCGCACTCGAAAAGGGGGTGTCCTATAAAGACAAGGTCGCCCAGGGGCTGTCGCCCAACGCCGGCCTGCTGAACTACCCCGTCCTCCAGGCGGCCGACATCCTCATCTACGGCGGCACGCTGGTGCCCGTCGGGGCGGACCAGAAGCAGCACATCGAGATGACGCGCGACCTCGCGATGCGCTTTAACGCCACCTACTGCCTGGAGGACGATCCGATCTTTCCCGTTCCCGAGCCGCTCATCCTGGAAGACGTGGCCGTGGTCCCGGGCGTCGACGGGCGGAAGATGTCCAAGAGCTACAACAACACGATCGGCATCTTCGACGAAGGGGCCGACCTCAAAAAGAAGATCATGGGGATCGTGACGGACTCTACCCCGCTCGAAGAACCCAAGGATCCTGAGAAAGACAACGTCTACGCCCTGATAAAGCTCTTCGCCGACCCGGAAAAAGCGCGTGAGGTCGCCAGCGCCTACCGCGCCGGCGGTTACGGCTACGGCCACGCCAAAAAGGAATTGCTCGGCCTCATGACCGCCTACTTCGCGGAGGCCCGCGAACGCCGGCGGGAGCTCGCCGCGCGGCCCGACTACGTCCGCGACGTCCTCCGCCAGGGCGCCCTCCGCGGCCGCGCCCGCGCCGAGACGTTTATGGAACGCGTCCGCGAACGGACAGGCCTACTCACCACGATCTG